Part of the uncultured Desulfobacter sp. genome, AGACTTAAAGGATTTGCTAATAAAATTTATCGCTGACATGAATTCTACCAGGGTTTCACAGCTGTTCAAAATTCCTCATGCCTTGGAGAAAAATAAAACATGAAATATTTTAAGGGAATGGACGTTGCTGTTAAATATTAAATTAGTCTGTAAGTTCATGGATAATAATAAAGTATTAAGGAAGACCAAAGGGTTTACACTTCTGGAAACAATTACTGTATTGGGAATTTTGTCGATCCTCGTGGCTATTGCAATCCCGAACGTCTTCTCCTGGTTGTCAAATTATCGCTTAAAAGCAGCGGCAAGCGATCTCTATTCCAATATGCAAAAAGCCAAGTCTGAAGCGCTTAAACGCAATTGCGATATCGGTATTACCTTTGCAACGGTAGCTTTTCCGGCCCAAGGAGGGGGGTATACGGTCTTTCTTGATGATGGTGCTGGAACAAACGCAGGCAACGCAATACAAGACGTCGGTGAAGATACGTTATTAACAGTTGCAATGCCCACAGGTTGCACACTTTACGAAGCCAGCTTTGGCGGTGCGCCAAGGACTGGCTATAATTCCCGGGGATTCCCTCTTGGAAATAGGACGGGTTCTGCAAAATTAAGGAACAATAATTCCGTTTGGTATTGGATGGCGTTGTCGAATTCAGGATATCCAAAAATACGAAAAAGTAATGATGGAACAAATTGGAATTGACATCACCTGTGCAGGGAATAAGCCAAGAGAGGCCATTGGTTTGGCGGGGAGGTCAGTTTCCCAGGCCCAGCCCATAATGCAGGTTGAAAATTTGTTTAAATTACAAAGTTTTTTAGAGAAGGTGGGGATGAAAAAAAATATATCGCCATGCATAGGAAATGCCGGGTTTACCCTGATTGAAATTCTCATCGCCCTTGCCATTTCCAGTATTTTTTTGGGAGGCGTTTACATTCAGTTTGTATCCCAACAGGATAGCTACCTGGCCCAGGATCAGGTGGTGGAAATGCAGCAAAATCTGCGGGCCGGAATCAGCTATATGGCGCAGGAGCTGCGAATGGCAGGGTACGATCCCTACAGCTCCGGAACTACAGGTATTGAAACAGCAGAGGCGACCCGTGTTATTTTTACCTATGTGGCTGACGATGACGGGTCGGATAACGATAATGCCGATGGTGATAACGACACCTCCACCGGCGCTGACGAAACGGGCGAATTACAAACCACCACTTTTGATTTATATGATGCCTATGGCGATGGAGACAATGATATCGGCAGGCAAGTCGGTGGGGTTAAAACCGCGATCGCCGAAAATATTGAAAACTTGGAATTTAGCTATCTTGACGCCGACGGTGCTGTGGTGGCTGATCCGAAAGACATAAAAGCAGTGCAGATTTCTCTTTTGGCCCGGGTGGGGAAGTCCGACCCTAATTTCTCAAATACCAAAACATACACCTCCGCATCCGGTACAACCTGGGGGCCTTACAATGACGGGTACCGACGCCGCTTCCAGATTATAACCATCTATCTTAGAAATACGGAGATTTGACCTGTGAATGAGCAGCGAAGGTATAATGATGGCGGTTTTACCCTTATCGAAGTACTCATTGCGTTGATGGTTTTCAGTTTCGGTATTCTCAGTATTGGGATGATGCAGTTAGGGGCCATCGGGGGCAACAACTTTGCTAATCAGTTGACTGAAGCCACGGTGTTCGGCAGTGACCAGATTGAACAAATGTTGTCCTGGGATTATGACGACGACAGGCTCGATTCGACCAACAACAATGCATATACGTTGCCCGATGG contains:
- a CDS encoding GspH/FimT family pseudopilin: MDNNKVLRKTKGFTLLETITVLGILSILVAIAIPNVFSWLSNYRLKAAASDLYSNMQKAKSEALKRNCDIGITFATVAFPAQGGGYTVFLDDGAGTNAGNAIQDVGEDTLLTVAMPTGCTLYEASFGGAPRTGYNSRGFPLGNRTGSAKLRNNNSVWYWMALSNSGYPKIRKSNDGTNWN
- a CDS encoding prepilin-type N-terminal cleavage/methylation domain-containing protein; translation: MMEQIGIDITCAGNKPREAIGLAGRSVSQAQPIMQVENLFKLQSFLEKVGMKKNISPCIGNAGFTLIEILIALAISSIFLGGVYIQFVSQQDSYLAQDQVVEMQQNLRAGISYMAQELRMAGYDPYSSGTTGIETAEATRVIFTYVADDDGSDNDNADGDNDTSTGADETGELQTTTFDLYDAYGDGDNDIGRQVGGVKTAIAENIENLEFSYLDADGAVVADPKDIKAVQISLLARVGKSDPNFSNTKTYTSASGTTWGPYNDGYRRRFQIITIYLRNTEI
- a CDS encoding prepilin-type N-terminal cleavage/methylation domain-containing protein, which encodes MNEQRRYNDGGFTLIEVLIALMVFSFGILSIGMMQLGAIGGNNFANQLTEATVFGSDQIEQMLSWDYDDDRLDSTNNNAYTLPDGTTNYTADGHQADSDNVCHAYWQITDNTPVTDSKTIDITVFWNRKGDLKSFSLSVVKAK